In the Sus scrofa isolate TJ Tabasco breed Duroc chromosome 7, Sscrofa11.1, whole genome shotgun sequence genome, one interval contains:
- the RABGGTA gene encoding geranylgeranyl transferase type-2 subunit alpha isoform X1 yields the protein MHGRLKVKTSEEQAEAKRLEREQKLKLYQTATQTVFQKRQAGELDESVLELTSQILGANPDFATLWNCRREVLQRLEVQKSPEELAALVKAELGFLESCLRVNPKSYGTWHHRCWLLGRLPEPNWARELELCARFLEVDERNFHCWDYRRFVASQAAVPPAEELAFTDSLITRNFSNYSSWHYRSCLLPQLHPQPDSGPQGRLPEDVLLKELELVQNAFFTDPNDQSAWFYHRWLLGRADPQDALRCLHVSRDEACLTVSFSRPLLVGPSTETLLLMVNESPLSVEWRTPDGRNRPSHVWLCDLPAASLNDHLPQHTFRVIWTAGNAQKECVLLKGRQEGWCRDSATDEQLFRCELSVEKSTVLQSELESCKELQELEPENKWCLLTIILLMRALDPLLYEKETLQYFQTLKAVDPMRAAYLDDLRSKFLLENSVLKMEYADVRVLHLGHKDLTVLCHLEQLLLVTHLDLSHNRLRALPPALAALRCLEVLQANDNAIESLDGVTNLPRLQELSLCNNRLQQPAVLQPLASCPRLVLLNLQDNPLCQAVGISEHLAELLPSVSSILT from the exons ATG CACGGGCGCCTGAAGGTGAAGACATCAGAAGAGCAAGCAGAAGCCAAAAGGCTAGAGCGGGAACAGAAGCTGAAGCTATACCAGACAGCCACCCAGACCGTCTTCCAGAAG CGTCAGGCTGGAGAGCTGGATGAGTCAGTGCTGGAACTGACAAGCCAGATTCTGGGAGCCAACCCTGACTTTGCCACACTCTGGAACTGTCGACGGGAGGTGCTTCAGCGGCTGGAGGTCCAGAA GTCCCCGGAAGAGTTGGCCGCTTTGGTGAAGGCAGAACTGGGCTTCCTGGAGAGCTGTCTGAGGGTGAACCCCAAGTCTTATGGTACCTGGCACCACCGCTGCTGGTTGCTGGGTCGCCTGCCAGAGCCCAACTGGGCCCGGGAGCTGGAGTTGTGTGCCCGCTTCCTCGAGGTTGATGAGCGGAACT TTCACTGCTGGGACTACCGGCGGTTTGTGGCCTCCCAGGCAGCTGTCCCCCCCGCGGAGGAGCTAGCCTTCACGGACAGCCTCATCACCCGAAACTTCTCCAACTACTCCTCCTGGCATTACCGCTCCTGCCTCTTGCCCCAGTTGCACCCCCAGCCAGACTCTGGACCCCAGGGGCGCCTCCCTGAGGATGTGCTGCTCAAAG AGCTGGAGCTGGTGCAGAACGCCTTCTTCACTGACCCCAACGATCAGAGTGCCTGGTTCTACCATCGCTGGCTCCTGGGACGAG CTGATCCCCAGGATGCCCTGCGCTGCCTGCACGTGAGCCGGGATGAGGCCTGTCTGACTGTCTCCTTCTCCCGGCCCCTCCTA GTGGGCCCCAGCACGGAGACCTTGCTGCTCATGGTTAATGAGTCACCCCTGTCCGTGGAGTGGAGGACCCCAGATGGCAGGAACCGGCCTAGCCATGTCTGG ctctgtgacctgcCTGCCGCCTCCCTCAACGACCATTTGCCGCAACATACGTTTCGTGTCATTTGGACAGCAGGCAATGCCCAGAAGGAGTGTGTGCTCTTAAAAG GCCGCCAAGAGGGCTGGTGCCGAGACTCAGCCACAGATGAACAGCTCTTCAG GTGTGAGCTGTCAGTGGAGAAGTCCACGGTGCTGCAGTCTGAGCTGGAATCCTGTAAGGAGCTGCAGGAGCTGGAGCCTGAGAATAAAT GGTGCCTGCTCACCATCATCTTGCTGATGCGGGCGCTGGACCCCCTGCTGTATGAGAAGGAGACGCTGCAGTACTTCCAGACCCTCAAG gcAGTGGACCCGATGCGGGCCGCGTACCTGGATGACCTGCGCAGCAAGTTCCTGCTGGAGAACAGCGTGCTCAAGATGGAGTACGCGGACGTGCGCGTGCTGCATCTGGGTCACAAG GATCTGACGGTGCTCTGCCATCTGGAACAGCTGCTTTTGGTCACTCACCTTGACCTGTCACACAATCGTCTCCGAGCGCTACCGCCAGCCCTGGCTGCCCTGCGCTGCCTCGAG gtGCTGCAGGCCAATGATAATGCTATCGAGTCCCTGGACGGTGTCACTAACCTGCCCCGGCTGCAGGAGCTCTCCCTGTGCAACAACC GCCTCCAGCAGCCTGCAGTGCTCCAGCCTCttgcctcctgccccaggctggTCCTCCTCAACCTGCAGGACAACCCCCTGTGCCAAGCAGTGGGCATCTCAGAGCACCTGGCTGAGCTGCTCCCTTCAGTTAGCAGCATCCTCACCTAA
- the TGM1 gene encoding protein-glutamine gamma-glutamyltransferase K: MPSPTPPSGTTDGARSDVGRWGGNPWQPPTTPSPEPEPEPDRRSRRDGRSFWARCCGCCSCRNTDDDWGPRGDRGAGSRDRGSGSGSRRPDSRGSDSRRPGSRGSGVNAAGDGTIREGMLVVKGVDLLSSRSDQNRREHHTDEFEYDELIIRRGQPFYMVLLLSRPYESSDYVALELLIGNNPEVGKGTHIIIPVGKGGSGGWKAQVTKSSGQNLNLRVHTSPNAIIGKFQFTVRTRSEAGEFQLPFNPRNEIYILFNPWCPEDIVYVDHEDWRQEYVLNESGRIYYGTEAQIGERTWNYGQFDHGVLDACLYILDRRGMPYAGRGDPVSVSRVISAMVNSLDDNGVLIGNWSGDYSRGTNPSAWVGSVEILLSYLRTGYSVPYGQCWVFAGVTTTVLRCLGLATRTVTNFNSAHDTDTSLTMDIYFDENMKPLEHLNHDSVWNFHVWNDCWMKRPDLPSGFNGWQVVDATPQETSSGIFCCGPCSVESIKNGLVYMKYDTPFIFAEVNSDKVYWQRQNDGSFKIVYVEEKAIGTLIVTKAIGSHMREDVTHIYKHPEGSEAERKAVETAAAHGSKPNVYATRDSAEDVAVQVEAQDAVMGQDLTVCVVLTNRGGSRRTVKLHLYLSVTFYTGVTGSVFKESKKEVVLEPGASERVTMPVAYKEYQPHLVDQGAMLLNVSGHVKENGQVLAKQHTFRLRTPDLSLTLLGAAVVGQECEVQIVFKNPLPVTLTNVVFRLEGSGLQRPKILNVGDIGGNETVTLRQTFVPVRPGPRQLIASLDSPQLSQVHGVIQVDVAPAAGGGVFSDARGNSRSGETIPMASRGEA; this comes from the exons ATGCCGTCGCCAACGCCTCCATCAG GCACAACAGATGGTGCTCGTTCAGACGTGGGCCGCTGGGGTGGGAACCCCTGGCAGCCCCCCACCACACCTTCTCCGGAGCCGGAGCCAGAGCCAGACAGACGTTCTCGCCGAGATGGCCGTTCCTTCTGggctcgctgctgtggctgctgctcatGCAGGAATACAGATGATGACTGGGGACCTCGTGGAGACCGAGGGGCTGGCTCCAGGGATCGAGGGTCCGGCTCTGGGAGTCGAAGACCCGACTCCCGGGGCTCAGACTCCCGTCGGCCTGGTTCCCGGGGCAGCGGCGTGAACGCAGCTGGAGATGGCACCATCCGAG agGGCATGCTGGTGGTGAAGGGTGTGGATCTGCTGAGTTCCCGCTCGGATCAGAACCGCCGAGAGCACCATACAGATGAGTTTGAGTACGATGAGCTGATTATCCGCCGTGGTCAGCCTTTCTACATGGTCCTCCTCCTGTCTCGGCCCTACGAATCCTCTGATTATGTCGCCCTGGAGCTGCTCATTG GAAACAACCCTGAAGTGGGCAAGGGCACACACATCATCATCCCAGTGGGCAAGGGGGGCAGTGGAGGCTGGAAGGCCCAGGTGACCAAGTCCAGTGGGCAGAATCTGAATCTGCGGGTCCACACCTCCCCCAACGCTATCATCGGCAAGTTTCAGTTCACGGTCCGCACACGCTCGGAAGCTGGCGAGTTCCAGTTGCCCTTTAACCCCCGCAATGAAATCTACATCCTCTTCAATCCCTGGTGCCCAG AGGACATCGTGTATGTGGACCACGAGGATTGGCGGCAGGAGTACGTGCTTAACGAGTCCGGGAGAATTTACTATGGGACTGAAGCACAGATTGGCGAGCGGACATGGAACTACGGCCAG ttTGACCACGGAGTGCTGGATGCCTGCCTGTACATCCTGGACCGGCGGGGCATGCCATATGCGGGCCGAGGGGACCCAGTCAGTGTCTCCCGGGTCATCTCTGCCATG GTGAACTCCTTGGATGACAATGGGGTCCTGATTGGGAACTGGTCTGGCGATTACTCCCGTGGCACCAACCCATCAGCGTGGGTGGGCAGCGTGGAGATCCTACTCAGCTATCTCCGCACCGGCTATTCTGTCCCCTATGGCCAGTGCTGGGTCTTTGCCGGTGTGACCACCACAG TGCTGCGCTGCCTGGGCCTGGCCACCCGCACTGTCACCAACTTCAACTCTGCACATGACACGGACACATCCCTCACCATGGACATCTACTTTGATGAGAACATGAAGCCACTTGAGCACCTGAACCACGACTCTGTTTG gaacttccacgtgtggAATGACTGCTGGATGAAGAGGCCGGATCTGCCCTCAGGCTTCAACGGGTGGCAGGTTGTGGATGCCACACCCCAGGAGACCAGCAGTG GCATCTTCTGCTGTGGCCCCTGCTCCGTGGAGTCCATCAAGAATGGCCTGGTCTACATGAAATACGACACGCCATTCATTTTTGCTGAG GTGAACAGTGACAAGGTTTACTGGCAGCGGCAGAACGATGGCAGCTTCAAGATCGTGTACGTGGAGGAGAAGGCCATTGGCACGCTCATTGTCACCAAGGCCATCGGCTCCCATATGCGAGAAGATGTCACCCACATCTATAAGCACCCGGAAG GCTCCgaagcagagaggaaagcagTGGAGACAGCAGCTGCCCATGGCAGCAAACCCAATGTGTACGCCACCCGGGACTCGGCTGAGGATGTGGCCGTGCAGGTGGAGGCGCAGGACGCAGTGATGGGGCAGGACCTGACGGTCTGTGTGGTGCTGACCAACCGAGGTGGCAGCCGTCGCACTGTGAAGCTGCACCTCTACCTCTCCGTTACCTTCTACACTGGTGTCACTGGGTCCGTCTTTAAGGAGAGCAAGAAGGAAGTAGTGCTGGAGCCAGGGGCCT CGGAGCGGGTGACTATGCCCGTGGCCTACAAGGAGTACCAGCCCCACCTCGTGGACCAGGGGGCCATGCTGCTCAACGTCTCGGGCCACGTCAAGGAGAACGGGCAGGTGCTGGCCAAGCAGCACACCTTCCGTCTGCGCACCCCGGACCTCTCCCTCACG tTATTGGGAGCAGCTGTGGTTGGCCAGGAGTGCGAAGTACAGATCGTCTTCAAGAACCCCCTGCCTGTCACCCTCACCAACGTCGTCTTCCGGCTGGAGGGCTCCGGGCTGCAGAGACCCAAGATCCTCAACGTTGG GGACATTGGGGGCAACGAGACAGTGACACTGCGCCAGACGTTTGTGCCTGTGAGACCAGGCCCCCGCCAGCTCATCGCCAGCTTGGACAGCCCACAGCTCTCCCAGGTGCATGGTGTCATCCAGGTGGATGTGGCCCCAGCCGCTGGAGGTGGGGTCTTCTCAGATGCCAGAGGCAACAGTCGCTCAGGAGAGACCATCCCTATGGCATCTCGAGGTGAGGCTTAG